A segment of the bacterium genome:
GCGGCCACCAGCTTCTCGGCGTCGCCCTTCATGACGAAGAGGGCATCCATCTCCCGCACGCCGCTGATCACGGTCACCGAGCCGTCCTCGCCGGCGGCGACGGGGTCGCGCACGATGGGCTCGCCGCCCTGGAACGAGGCGATCCCGAGGGGATGGCCCGCGGCGATCGTCGCGAAACCGTCCGCTGTGAGTTCAAGTCCCTCGGCGTCGGCCAGGGCCCGACGGTACACCGCCAGGGCCGGCTCGTGGTTCAGTTCGTGGATGATGTTCCTGTCGGCGCGGGTGACGACCAGGGGCCCGTGCACGCTGTCCCAGCCGTGCCGCACGCCCACATGGAAATCGATGCCGCTGCCCAGCAGCACCGCGTGGTCGATGTGGGCGCCGTCGCGGTCGAAGACCACGGGCCGCCGCACCAGATCGGCGCAGCCGAGTCCGGCGCCCATCAGGTCGATGCCCCCGATGACCACCTCGAGATTCCGCACGAAGCCTTCCACGTGGGCCGAAAGCCCGTCGCAGAACAGGAGCAGGGACCGGGAATGGCCGCACGGATGCAGCCGCGCCGCGATCGCCGCGGCGTCGTCCCGCATGTCCAGCCGCGTCAGGAACGAGCGGGCCGGGTCGAAGGAGATCAGGGCCGCCGCGTCGGCGAGCAGTTCGTGGCCGCGGATCAGCTGCGGCACGACGACCGCGATCCACTCCGCGTCGCCCATGATGCCGTCCAGCCGCGCGACCTCCGCACCCCGCTCGCCGGCGAGCAGGACGAGGTGCGTCCGGTCCGTCCGGGGCCGCAGCGCGTCCAGTTCGTCGGCCAGCTGGATGTCGAACACCTCACACCTCCGCGGCGGCGGGGGTCAGGTAGCGGCCGGCGACCTCCGCGATCCGGTCCAGGTCGATGGGCTTGGCCACGTAGTCGTCGAAGCCGTGCATCAGCAGCCGCTCGCGGTCGCCGACCACGGCGAAGGCCGTCACCGCGACGATCGGCACCTCGAGGCCGAGATCCCGGCGCGCCGCGGCCAGCAGCTCGGTGCCGTCCATCTCGGGCATGTCGATGTCGGTCAGGAGCAGGTCCCAGCGCTCGGCGCGCAGGCGCTCGTAGGCCGCCCGACCGTCCTCGACCACGTGGATCTCGGCCCCGGGCACGATCAGCATCAGCATGTCGCGCAGCACGAGCTGGTTGAATTCGTCGTCTTCGGCGATCAGGATGCGCGGGTTCATATCTTCTCTCCAATGAGTTCCAGGATGCTCGGGGTCTTGTCCTCGTCGTCCGGGTATTCCGCCCGGATGGCGAGGAAGCGGTCCAGGTTGTCCAGGAGCAGATCGACCAGGACCGGATCGAAGTGCTTCCCCTTCTCGTCCTTCATGAGCTTCGCGACCCGCTCGA
Coding sequences within it:
- a CDS encoding response regulator, whose product is MNPRILIAEDDEFNQLVLRDMLMLIVPGAEIHVVEDGRAAYERLRAERWDLLLTDIDMPEMDGTELLAAARRDLGLEVPIVAVTAFAVVGDRERLLMHGFDDYVAKPIDLDRIAEVAGRYLTPAAAEV
- a CDS encoding FIST C-terminal domain-containing protein; translated protein: MFDIQLADELDALRPRTDRTHLVLLAGERGAEVARLDGIMGDAEWIAVVVPQLIRGHELLADAAALISFDPARSFLTRLDMRDDAAAIAARLHPCGHSRSLLLFCDGLSAHVEGFVRNLEVVIGGIDLMGAGLGCADLVRRPVVFDRDGAHIDHAVLLGSGIDFHVGVRHGWDSVHGPLVVTRADRNIIHELNHEPALAVYRRALADAEGLELTADGFATIAAGHPLGIASFQGGEPIVRDPVAAGEDGSVTVISGVREMDALFVMKGDAEKLVAAVAGMAGDVLARVRARRVLVFDCISRVNFLGERFAEEMRAVEAAAGGAEVIGLTSVGEITNVGFEGVRILNKTCLVGAVADE